Proteins encoded by one window of Streptomyces sp. ALI-76-A:
- a CDS encoding nitrate- and nitrite sensing domain-containing protein codes for MRTPRRTLTGGAETPSPPPVRGRRAHARPPADESPDESVGAIPDDAPARAGHWRLRPRTVRAKIVCLLMVPVVSLLALWAYATVTTAQDVSRLRQVQRVDATIRTPVGEAVAALQTERAAAVRYATHPSAGRSDDLDKLARRTDRAVAGLRLGDDSTIADSEELPAGVAQRLEAFVTGAERLPSLRTAVLDRRVGWNETYGRYTTTIASAFGVRGALTGIQDAELGSDARVLLEFSRAGEALAQEDVVLDSGRLSGGLSGERLRLFTGAVETRRALTESAAADLRGPERAAWRGLADGGAYATVGAAEDRILAAGPGSRAIGAAPQGTWDRAHARVRDGMRTIEQDAGREVADRADPFTRGLLTPAGAAVLLGLVAVAASLVISVRIGRGLVIELVSLRNSALEIARRELPEAMRKLRAGEEIDIEAEAPPGPPAEDESGQVAEALAVVHRAALRAAVERAELASGISGVFVNLARRSQVLVHRQLSLLDSMERRSDDPNELSDLFRLDHLTTRMRRHAESLIILSGAAPGRAWRMPVSLTNVVRAAVSEVEDYARVEVRQLPDASVVGAAVADLTHLLAEIIENAAQFSPPHTRVRITGEPVGNGYAVEVEDRGLGMGRETLAEANRRIEQSETLDLFDSDRLGLFVVSRLAARHAIKVHLRTSPYGGTTAVVLLPTALLHSGATERSPRTSADAERQPEHAYARVPAAQHQGPVPAQADRPALVSPAPVAARTTTDTPPPGVTTLRLHRPPDDDSRDHAPEDSDDLPRRVRQAHLAPQLRERPAEEAARASVPQSDDRRTPELVRDRMAAYREGWTRGGGGRRPGRGATPDAPAGSDSSEGDPS; via the coding sequence ATGCGTACCCCGCGTAGGACCCTCACAGGCGGCGCCGAGACGCCGTCCCCGCCCCCCGTGCGCGGCCGCCGCGCACACGCAAGACCACCGGCCGACGAGAGCCCCGACGAATCCGTGGGCGCGATACCGGACGACGCACCCGCGCGCGCGGGACACTGGCGTCTGCGGCCGCGGACGGTGCGAGCCAAGATCGTCTGCCTGCTGATGGTCCCGGTCGTCTCCCTGCTCGCACTGTGGGCGTACGCCACCGTCACCACCGCCCAGGACGTGTCCCGGCTGCGGCAGGTGCAACGCGTCGACGCCACCATCCGGACCCCCGTCGGGGAGGCCGTGGCCGCGCTCCAGACCGAACGGGCGGCCGCCGTCCGCTACGCCACCCACCCGTCGGCCGGGCGGAGCGACGACCTCGACAAGCTCGCACGGCGCACGGACCGCGCCGTGGCCGGGCTCCGGCTCGGCGACGACAGCACGATCGCCGACAGCGAGGAACTGCCCGCCGGCGTGGCCCAGCGGCTGGAAGCCTTCGTCACCGGAGCCGAGCGACTGCCCTCGCTGCGCACCGCCGTCCTCGACCGCCGAGTGGGCTGGAACGAGACGTACGGGCGGTACACGACGACCATCGCCAGTGCCTTCGGCGTGCGCGGCGCCCTCACCGGCATCCAGGACGCGGAGCTCGGCTCCGACGCCCGCGTCCTGCTCGAGTTCTCCCGCGCGGGAGAGGCCCTGGCCCAGGAGGACGTGGTCCTGGACAGCGGGCGCCTGTCCGGCGGTCTGTCGGGCGAGCGGCTGCGGCTGTTCACCGGGGCTGTCGAGACCCGCCGTGCCCTGACCGAGTCCGCCGCGGCCGACCTGCGGGGCCCCGAACGCGCCGCCTGGCGCGGCCTCGCCGACGGCGGCGCCTACGCCACCGTCGGAGCCGCCGAGGACAGGATCCTCGCCGCCGGTCCGGGCTCCCGGGCGATCGGCGCTGCGCCGCAGGGCACCTGGGACCGGGCGCACGCGCGCGTGCGGGACGGCATGCGGACCATCGAACAGGACGCGGGACGCGAGGTCGCGGACCGGGCCGACCCGTTCACCCGCGGTCTGCTGACCCCGGCCGGAGCCGCCGTCCTCCTCGGCCTGGTCGCCGTCGCCGCGTCCCTCGTGATCTCCGTGCGCATCGGCCGCGGCCTGGTGATCGAGCTGGTGAGCCTGCGCAACAGCGCCCTGGAGATCGCTCGCCGCGAACTCCCCGAGGCCATGCGGAAACTACGCGCGGGAGAGGAGATCGACATCGAGGCCGAGGCCCCGCCCGGGCCGCCCGCGGAGGACGAGAGCGGCCAGGTCGCCGAAGCCCTCGCCGTCGTGCACCGCGCCGCGCTCCGAGCCGCCGTGGAACGCGCGGAGCTCGCCAGCGGCATCTCCGGGGTCTTCGTCAACCTCGCCCGCCGCAGCCAGGTCCTCGTCCACCGCCAGCTCAGCCTCCTCGACAGCATGGAACGCCGCTCCGACGACCCGAACGAACTGAGCGACCTGTTCCGGCTCGACCACCTCACCACCCGGATGCGGCGCCACGCCGAGAGCCTGATCATCCTCTCCGGGGCCGCGCCCGGCCGTGCCTGGCGCATGCCGGTCTCCCTGACGAACGTGGTCCGCGCCGCCGTGTCGGAAGTCGAGGACTACGCGCGCGTGGAGGTACGCCAGCTGCCCGACGCGTCCGTCGTCGGAGCGGCCGTCGCCGACCTCACCCACCTCCTCGCGGAGATCATCGAGAACGCCGCCCAGTTCTCGCCGCCCCACACCCGCGTGCGGATCACCGGCGAACCCGTCGGCAACGGCTATGCCGTCGAGGTCGAGGACCGCGGCCTGGGCATGGGCAGGGAGACGCTCGCAGAAGCCAACCGGCGCATCGAGCAGTCCGAGACGCTCGACCTGTTCGACAGCGACCGGCTCGGCCTCTTCGTGGTGAGCAGGCTCGCCGCCCGGCACGCCATCAAGGTGCACCTGCGTACCTCGCCCTACGGGGGAACCACCGCGGTGGTCCTGCTGCCCACCGCCCTGCTGCACTCCGGCGCGACGGAACGTTCCCCCCGGACGTCGGCGGACGCGGAACGGCAGCCGGAGCACGCGTACGCGCGCGTGCCCGCCGCCCAGCACCAGGGGCCCGTCCCGGCGCAGGCCGACCGCCCCGCACTGGTGTCCCCCGCACCGGTCGCGGCCCGGACCACGACCGACACCCCACCCCCCGGAGTCACCACCTTGCGTCTGCACCGGCCCCCGGACGACGACTCCCGCGACCACGCCCCTGAGGACTCCGACGACCTGCCCCGTCGGGTACGGCAGGCGCATCTCGCGCCCCAACTGCGCGAACGGCCCGCCGAGGAAGCGGCGCGGGCATCCGTCCCACAGAGCGACGACCGGCGCACCCCCGAACTCGTACGGGACCGCATGGCGGCGTACCGAGAGGGCTGGACGCGCGGCGGCGGCGGCCGGCGGCCCGGCCGCGGAGCGACCCCGGATGCCCCAGCGGGCAGCGACAGCAGCGAAGGAGATCCCTCATGA
- a CDS encoding MHYT domain-containing protein encodes MGHLDHAALGWLTPALSYVMACIGAALGLRCTVRALGATGRSRRNWLVTAASALGTGIWTMHFVAMLGFSVSGTDIRYDVPLTIVSLLVAMVVVCAGVFAVGYSRDRTRALFLGGLTTGLGVASMHYLGMAAVRLHGGVDYDPALVGLSVLIAVVAATAALWAALNIKSPVAVTIASLIMGVAVTSMHYTGMFAVSVRVVPSGAALPGATAMQFIFPLAVGLGSYLFLTSAFVALSPTTAERRASASARTPIETAAS; translated from the coding sequence ATGGGACACCTGGACCACGCCGCCCTGGGGTGGCTTACCCCCGCGCTGTCGTACGTGATGGCCTGCATAGGCGCCGCACTCGGACTGCGCTGCACCGTCCGCGCGCTCGGCGCCACCGGACGGTCGCGCCGGAACTGGCTCGTCACCGCCGCCTCCGCGCTCGGCACTGGCATCTGGACCATGCACTTCGTGGCCATGCTCGGCTTCAGCGTCAGCGGCACCGACATCCGCTACGACGTACCGCTCACGATCGTGAGCCTGCTCGTCGCCATGGTCGTCGTCTGCGCCGGGGTCTTCGCCGTCGGCTACAGCCGCGACCGCACCCGCGCCCTCTTCCTGGGCGGACTCACCACGGGCCTCGGCGTGGCGAGCATGCACTACCTGGGGATGGCGGCGGTACGCCTGCACGGCGGCGTCGACTACGACCCCGCGCTCGTCGGACTCTCCGTCCTGATCGCGGTCGTCGCGGCGACGGCGGCCCTGTGGGCGGCGCTCAACATCAAGTCACCCGTCGCTGTCACCATCGCCTCCCTGATCATGGGGGTGGCGGTGACGAGCATGCACTACACCGGGATGTTCGCGGTGAGTGTGCGCGTGGTGCCCTCCGGGGCGGCGCTGCCCGGGGCCACGGCGATGCAGTTCATCTTCCCCCTCGCCGTCGGCCTCGGGTCCTACCTCTTCCTGACCTCGGCCTTCGTGGCGCTGTCGCCGACCACGGCAGAACGCCGGGCATCCGCCTCGGCTCGGACGCCGATCGAGACCGCGGCCTCCTAG
- a CDS encoding acyl-CoA desaturase — translation MSTLALRPRDTSGSPPGGSEFTPLLRAARSRHLLVRRYGWYARVITVNALALAGVVTGVVLLGDSWWTLFLAPVLAVFSARTAFIGHDAGHAQITGDKAAGRLIGLVHGNLLLGMSYSWWNNKHNRHHANPNHIDKDPDVAADVLVFTGEQAKERMGFRGWLTRHQAWLFFPLTLLEGVALKIQGFRDLRRQSPGERSVEAVLLVSHLAGYATLLLTSMSPGKALVFAVLHQALFGLHLGLSFAPNHKGMEMPDANGRPWGHLRRQVLTSRNIRGGAVTDWFLGGLNYQIEHHLFPSMPRPHLRLVQPLVRAHCGALGIPYTETGLVDSYRQALRHMHEVGEPLRGE, via the coding sequence ATGTCCACGCTCGCCCTCCGCCCCCGGGACACGTCCGGCTCGCCACCCGGCGGGAGCGAGTTCACGCCGCTCCTGCGCGCGGCCAGGAGCCGGCATCTTCTGGTACGCCGGTACGGGTGGTACGCGCGCGTCATCACGGTCAACGCCCTCGCCCTGGCCGGCGTGGTCACGGGTGTCGTCCTGCTCGGCGACTCCTGGTGGACCCTGTTCCTCGCACCGGTGCTCGCGGTGTTCAGCGCGCGCACCGCCTTCATAGGACACGACGCCGGGCACGCCCAGATCACCGGCGACAAGGCGGCCGGACGCCTCATCGGCCTCGTCCACGGCAACCTGCTCCTCGGGATGAGCTACTCCTGGTGGAACAACAAACACAACCGGCATCACGCCAACCCCAACCACATCGACAAGGACCCCGATGTCGCCGCCGATGTCCTCGTCTTCACCGGCGAGCAGGCGAAGGAGCGCATGGGCTTCCGCGGCTGGCTCACCCGGCACCAGGCCTGGCTGTTCTTCCCGCTCACCCTCCTGGAGGGCGTCGCCCTGAAGATCCAGGGTTTCAGGGACCTGCGCCGCCAGTCGCCCGGAGAGCGGTCCGTGGAGGCCGTGCTGCTGGTCAGCCATCTCGCCGGCTACGCCACGCTGCTGCTCACCTCCATGTCGCCCGGCAAGGCCCTCGTGTTCGCCGTCCTGCACCAGGCACTCTTCGGCCTGCACCTGGGGCTGTCGTTCGCGCCCAACCACAAGGGCATGGAGATGCCGGACGCGAACGGTCGGCCGTGGGGGCATCTGCGGCGTCAGGTGCTCACCTCGCGCAACATCCGCGGCGGCGCCGTGACCGACTGGTTCCTCGGCGGCCTCAACTACCAGATCGAGCACCACCTCTTTCCCAGCATGCCCCGTCCCCATCTGCGACTCGTCCAGCCCCTTGTGCGCGCCCACTGCGGGGCATTGGGTATTCCCTACACGGAGACCGGCCTGGTCGACTCGTACCGGCAGGCTCTGCGTCACATGCACGAGGTGGGCGAGCCCCTGCGCGGCGAGTAG
- a CDS encoding class I SAM-dependent methyltransferase: MSDDHTRVQEFFTVRAADWDRRFPDDGPAYAAAVADLGLREGDRVLDAGCGTGRALTPLRAAVGPSGVVVGADLTPAMLEAAVRAGRSRDGHLLLADVTALPLRAESLDAVFGAGLISHLPDPADNLRELARVVRPGGLLALFHPIGRAALAARQGRRITEDDLRAEPTLRPLLAASGWHLTSYVDEDDRFLALAVREA; the protein is encoded by the coding sequence ATGAGCGACGACCACACACGTGTGCAGGAGTTCTTCACCGTCCGCGCCGCCGACTGGGACCGCCGGTTCCCCGACGACGGTCCCGCCTATGCCGCCGCGGTCGCGGATCTCGGGCTGCGCGAAGGGGATCGCGTGCTCGACGCCGGCTGCGGCACCGGGCGCGCCCTGACACCGCTCCGCGCGGCCGTGGGGCCCTCGGGGGTGGTGGTCGGGGCCGATCTGACTCCGGCCATGCTGGAGGCCGCCGTACGGGCCGGACGGAGCCGGGACGGGCACTTGCTGCTCGCCGACGTGACCGCGCTGCCGCTGCGCGCGGAGTCGCTCGACGCCGTGTTCGGCGCGGGACTGATCTCGCACCTGCCCGATCCGGCCGACAACCTGCGGGAGCTGGCGCGCGTGGTGCGTCCCGGCGGCCTGCTGGCGCTGTTCCACCCCATCGGCCGGGCGGCGCTCGCTGCTCGCCAGGGCCGGCGGATCACCGAGGACGATCTGCGCGCGGAACCCACCCTGCGTCCGCTGCTGGCCGCCTCCGGGTGGCACCTGACGTCGTACGTCGACGAGGACGACCGGTTCCTGGCGCTCGCCGTCCGCGAGGCCTGA